The segment cccgcgactttgctgaattcatttatcagttctagcagaatTCTAGtagaattcatgtatcagttgtagaCTCTTTGGTGGGGTCTGCAGggtttccatgtataatatcacatcatgtgcaaaaagagaaagcttgacttcatctttgccaattttgatgcctctgatttctttttgttgtctgattgctgatgctagaacttccaacactatgttaaacaacagcggtgagagtggacatccctgtcgtgttcctgacctcagggggaaagctctcagtttttccccattgaggatgatactagctgtgggcttttcataaatggcttttatgatgtttctgtatgatccttctatctcgACTCTCTCGAGggtctttattaagaaaggatgctgtattttgtcaaatgctttttctgcatcaattgacaggatcatatggttcttatcttttcttttattaatgtgatgcatcacgttgattgatttgccaatgttgaaccagccctgcagcccaggaatgaatcccacttgctcatggtaaataattctttttatatgctgttgaattcgatttgctagtctcttattgagcatttttgcatccatattcatcagggatactggcctgtagttctctttttttgttgggtctctgtctggtttaggaatcaaagtaatgctggcttcatagaatgagtctgaaagttttccttccctttctattttttggaaaagcttgagaaggctaggtattatctctgctttaaatatctggtagtaTTCCCCAaggaagccatctagtcctggactcttatttgttgggagatttttgataactgattcaatttctcactggttatgggtatgttcaagttttctatttcttcctgtttgagttttggaagtgtgtgggtgtttaggaatttgtccatttctttcaggttgtccagtctgttggcatataatttttcatagtattccctgatgaatgtttgtatttctgatggattggttgtaataattccattttcattcatgattttatctatttgagtcatctcccttttctttttgagaagcctggctagaggtttatcaattttacttattttttcaaaaaaaccaactcttgggtCTCCAGCGCTGCCGCTGCCAGACTCAGAGCTGGAGCCCATGCAGGCTGAGCTGCTGAGGCAAGATGGTGGACTATAGCGTGTGGGACCACATCGAGGTGTCTGACGATGAGGACGAGATGCACCCCAAAATCCACACGGCCAGTCTCCTCTGCTGGCGGCACCAGGCCCGGGTGGAGCGCATGGAGCAGttccagaaggaggaggaggagctggagaggGGCTGCCGCCAGTGCAGGCGCAAGGTGGCCGAGTGCCAGTGGAGGCTGAAGAAGCTGGAGGCCGCGGAGGGCGAGGGCAGCAAGGCGGAGCTAGAGCGGCTGCAGGCTGAAGCTCAGCAGCTGCGCAAGGAGGAGCGGAGCTGGgagcagaagctggaggagaTGCGCAAGAAGGAGAAGAGCATGCCCTGGAACATGGACACACTCAACAAAGACGGCTTCAGCAAGAGCATGGTCAATACCAAGCCAAAGCAGACGGAGGAGTCGTTGGAGGAAGTGAGGGAGCAGAAACACAAAACGTTCGTGGAGAAGTATGAGAAACAGATCAAGCACTTTGGCATGCTCCGTCACTGGGACGACAGCCAGAAGTACCTGTCGGACAATGTCCATCTGGTGTGCGAGGAAACCACCAACTACCTTGTCATCTGGTGCATTGACCTAGAGGTGGAGGAGAAATGTGCACTCATGGAGCAGGTGGCCCACCAGACCATCGTCATGCAGTTCATCCTGGAGCTGGCTAAGAGCCTGAAGGTGGATCCCTGTGCCTGCTTCCGGCAGTTCTTCACCAAGATCAAGACAGCCGACCGCCAGTACATGGAGGGCTTCAACAACGAACTGGAGGCCTTCAAGGAGCGCATGTGGCGCCGCACCAAGATGCGCATGGAGAAGGCCATGAAGGAATAGGAGGAGCAGCAGCGCCGGAAGTGGCTCGGCCCGGGCGGTTTGGACCCCGTGGAGGTCTACCAGTCTCTCTCTGAGGAACTACAGAAATGCTTCGACGTGAAAGATGTGCAGATGCTTCAAGACGCCATCAGCAAGATGGACCGCACCGATGCTAAGTACCACATGCAGCCCTGCATCGACTCTGGCCTCTGGGTCCCCAACTCCAAGTCCAGCGGGGCCAAGGAAAGGGAGGAGACAGGCCCTGGGGACCCCTTTCTGGAAGCTGGCCCCAAGCCAGGCGACAAGAAGGATGTCAGTGAGTGACTCGCCCCGGCTTCCGCCTGCCTGCCCGCAGGCCTCTGTGTGCCCCTTTTCAGAAAACGAAAATAgatccctctccccagctcctggcttCCTCCACTTTCGCTGCTCCCGCCCAGCCTGGGTCAGGGAGAGAGCTGCCCCCATCCCACTGCCCCCACCTCAGTGCTCATCCAAGTCTCTGCTTTGAGTCAAGGGGCTTCACTGCCTGCAggccacccccacaccccacccatCAGCATTATGCCAAAGGCCTGAGGgtccagggaggggtggaggtcGCTAGGCTGGtctgtggggtgtggggagggtcGCAAGCCCAGAGGCCTGCTCCAGTCACTATGGGCTCTGTTTTCACTGTTCATCTGCTCTCGAGTCTTCTATATGGTAAACAGCAATGATCTACCAATAAAGGATTTCAGatgctcaaaaacaaacaaacaaaaaaccaactcttggtttcattgtttagctctacagtttttttagattctatattatttatttctgctctgatctttattatttctcttcttctgctgggtttggggtgtatTTGCTGTCctgcttctagttcttttaggtgtgctgttagattttgtatttgggatttttcttgtttcttgagataggcctggattgcaatgtattttcctctcaggactgccttttctgcatcccaaagcatttggattgttgtattttcatttgtttccatatatttttaatttctttaattacctggttgacccattcattccttagtagggtgttctttaacctccatgcttttggagattttccagactttttcctgtggttgatttcaagttgtGGTCTGAaggtgtgcatggtatgatctcaattcttgtatacttatgaagggctgttttgtgacccagtatgtgatctatcttggagaatgatggcaaactaatctttgacaaagcaggaaagaatatccaatgggaaaaggacagtctctttaacaaatggtgctgggaaaactggacagcaacatgcagaagaatgaaactagaccaccttcttacaccatacacaaaagtaaactcaaaatggatgaaggacctgaatgtgagacaggaaaccatcaaaaccctagaggagaaagcaggaaaaaacctctctgacctcagccacagcgatttcttactcgacacatctccaaaggcaagggaattaaaagcaaaaatgaaccattgggttctcgtgaagataaaaagcctctgcactgcaaaggaaacaatcaacaaaactaaaaggcaaccaacggaatgggaaaagatatttgcaaatgacatattggacaaagggctagtatccaaaatctataaagaactcaccaaactccacacccaaaaagcaaataatccagtgaagaaataggcagaagacatgaatagacatgtctctaaggaagacatccagatggccaacaggcacatgaaaagatgcccaatatcactcctcatgagggaaatacaagtcaaaaccacactcagataccaactcacaccagtcagagtggctaaaatgaacaaatcaggagactatagatgctggagaggatgtggagaaacgggaaccctcttgcactgttggtgggaatgcaaattggtgcagccgctctggaaagcagtgtggaggttcctcaaaaaattaaaaatagatctaccctataacccagaaatagcactgctaggaatttacccaagggatacaggagtgctgatgcataggggcacctgtaccccaatgtttatagcagcactttcaacaatagccaaattatggaaaaagactaaatgtccatcaactgatgaatgggtatagaagttgtggtttatatacacaatggaatactacttggcaatgagaaagaatgaaatatggcctttggtagcaacgtggatggaactggagagtgttatgttaagtgaataagtcatacagagaaagacagataccatatgttttcactcatatgtggatcctgagaaacttaacagaagaccataggggaggggaaggaaaaaaataagttagagagggagagcgccaaaccataagagactcttgaatactgagaacaaactgagggttgatggggagtgggagggaggggagggtgggtgatggtcaCTGTGGAAAGctcctgttgggaggagcactgggggttgtatggaaaccaattggacaataaatttcatattaaagaaaaaaaaatacatatatatataaaggaggCATTTGAACTTGGCCTGACTAGTATTAGAGGGACGACTGTGGGATTTAaggaaaagtagtaaaaatatgaAACTGGATTTGGGGACATACAATTGGGCTATAACTGATTTCTGGTCAACAATGGAAAAGTAAGATGTTACTGGAATGGTGCTACTTAGGAGACAGAATTTCTTCAAATGGAAGAACTGGCTCAAGGGAAAAGGAGAATTGATGAATCCAAGatatcttaaaaaatgaacaaagagattCTGAGGAGTTATTAGGTAAATACTTGAAACAGATCtaccactgaattgcacactttaaaatggctaCAGAGGTAACgtgtattttatgaatattttataattaaaaaatggaggAATTATGTTTTAGTCTTGAGAATCACATATGGTTCATTTATATCTGAGAAAAATCTATATATTGCTGTAGCTTAAAGAacacaagatttatttttttattttattattattttttaaagtttctttatttgagagagtgggagaggggcagagagagagaatcccaagcaggttcctcactgtcagtggggagcctgatgtggggcttgaactcatgaactgtgagaataggacctaaaccaaaatcaagagtcagatgcttaactgactgaaccacccaggtgcccctagatttgattgaaatttattaaaattgattttatttaaaaaatcaaaaagaattgactctctctctgcccctccctgctcactcgctctctctctctctcaaaataaattttaaaaaagggaggggagggtacatgtg is part of the Prionailurus viverrinus isolate Anna chromosome C2, UM_Priviv_1.0, whole genome shotgun sequence genome and harbors:
- the LOC125175598 gene encoding LOW QUALITY PROTEIN: hsp90 co-chaperone Cdc37-like (The sequence of the model RefSeq protein was modified relative to this genomic sequence to represent the inferred CDS: substituted 1 base at 1 genomic stop codon), with the protein product MVDYSVWDHIEVSDDEDEMHPKIHTASLLCWRHQARVERMEQFQKEEEELERGCRQCRRKVAECQWRLKKLEAAEGEGSKAELERLQAEAQQLRKEERSWEQKLEEMRKKEKSMPWNMDTLNKDGFSKSMVNTKPKQTEESLEEVREQKHKTFVEKYEKQIKHFGMLRHWDDSQKYLSDNVHLVCEETTNYLVIWCIDLEVEEKCALMEQVAHQTIVMQFILELAKSLKVDPCACFRQFFTKIKTADRQYMEGFNNELEAFKERMWRRTKMRMEKAMKEXEEQQRRKWLGPGGLDPVEVYQSLSEELQKCFDVKDVQMLQDAISKMDRTDAKYHMQPCIDSGLWVPNSKSSGAKEREETGPGDPFLEAGPKPGDKKDVSE